The following coding sequences are from one Cercospora beticola chromosome 4, complete sequence window:
- a CDS encoding uncharacterized protein (antiSMASH:Cluster_7) — protein MDNTNSTLTEAEITLATTIAEWTFFFGTMGYIMAAIFIATHILERAPAFLSLPGHGVGSIKELVLLWFWPIIILGMLSPILMAHIIHNGVHVAGLTLVPQILPSTCEQAQQFHPFDMTTSWPCAKDELIDLWRSGALRYDRFVQDGGVQNIILAFLVVYLPLMLIMYIIAAVWDLCRPLASRRQLVQPMCSTQGDCEKDERPMIL, from the coding sequence ATGGACAACACGAACTCTACCTTGACGGAAGCCGAGATAACCTTAGCAACCACCATAGCCGAATGgactttcttcttcggtACTATGGGATACATCATGGCGGCCATCTTCATAGCCACGCACATACTAGAACGAGCACCTGCATTCTTGAGTCTCCCAGGCCATGGCGTAGGCTCGATCAAGGAGTTAGTGCTGCTCTGGTTCTGGCCTATCATCATCCTTGGTATGCTTTCGCCGATCCTCATGGCGCACATCATACACAACGGAGTCCATGTTGCCGGCCTAACGCTGGTACCGCAAATCCTGCCCAGTACCTGCGAACAAGCGCAACAATTTCATCCTTTCGACATGACTACTTCGTGGCCATGTGCGAAAGATGAATTGATCGATCTGTGGCGTTCAGGAGCGCTTCGCTACGACAGGTTTGTTCAGGACGGCGGAGTGCAGAACATCATTCTGGCGTTTTTGGTTGTTTACCTGCCGTTGATGTTAATCATGTACATCATCGCAGCTGTATGGGATCTGTGTCGGCCGCTCGCATCACGGCGTCAGCTGGTGCAGCCAATGTGTTCGACACAAGGAGACTGCGAGAAGGATGAACGGCCGATGATTTTGTGA